From a single Aggregatilinea lenta genomic region:
- a CDS encoding toll/interleukin-1 receptor domain-containing protein translates to MPPHVYLSYSAQDKTFARQLGIQLQQRGLVVWRVLDTAQLVAAPRDEGAALEAASHVLAILSPHSTAESALLRDWGRALGMHKHVFVVIHETCDIPDLLQPLPRVDFRDRFLLAVEDLVQNLQMTGAPTRPLTVEYPPPVGKSGLLPNTLPSERCWREDRLRINYTLPMILPPGELEARTAYFFELAKFELTEVGPRMIQAHRVRAFNVFDPRRSDQTLIVEQLEGLVMVRYHMTRTQVYYWFPGHYHVLDREAAALYRVLATDDVGPDVLDIANAQAERAQALSWVVLATILLLILSVLLLFLNAVFGVSVF, encoded by the coding sequence ATGCCTCCTCACGTTTATCTGTCCTATTCCGCGCAGGATAAAACCTTCGCGCGGCAGTTGGGGATCCAGCTTCAGCAGCGCGGGCTGGTCGTTTGGCGCGTGCTGGACACGGCTCAACTGGTCGCTGCACCCCGCGACGAAGGCGCTGCGCTGGAAGCCGCCAGCCACGTGCTGGCGATCCTGTCGCCGCACTCCACCGCCGAATCCGCGCTGTTGCGCGATTGGGGCCGGGCGCTGGGCATGCATAAGCACGTGTTCGTCGTCATTCACGAGACGTGCGATATTCCCGATCTGCTCCAGCCGCTGCCGCGTGTGGACTTTCGGGACCGGTTCCTGCTGGCCGTCGAGGATCTGGTGCAGAACCTGCAAATGACCGGCGCGCCCACTCGCCCACTGACCGTCGAGTATCCGCCGCCCGTCGGCAAATCGGGCCTGCTGCCGAACACGCTGCCCTCCGAGCGCTGCTGGCGCGAGGATCGCCTGCGCATCAACTACACCCTGCCGATGATCCTGCCGCCCGGTGAGCTGGAAGCGCGCACGGCGTACTTCTTCGAGCTGGCGAAGTTCGAACTGACCGAGGTCGGCCCGCGCATGATCCAGGCGCACCGCGTCCGCGCGTTCAACGTGTTCGATCCGCGCCGGTCGGACCAGACGCTGATCGTCGAACAGCTCGAAGGGCTGGTGATGGTGCGCTATCACATGACGCGCACGCAGGTCTACTATTGGTTCCCCGGCCACTATCACGTGCTGGACCGCGAGGCAGCGGCGTTGTATCGCGTCCTGGCGACCGACGATGTGGGACCGGATGTGCTCGACATTGCTAACGCCCAGGCGGAGCGCGCGCAGGCGCTGTCGTGGGTGGTGCTGGCGACGATCCTGCTGCTGATCCTGAGCGTGCTGCTGCTGTTCCTCAACGCGGTCTTCGGCGTGTCGGTGTTTTAG
- a CDS encoding sulfite exporter TauE/SafE family protein, with product MLPAASQLRCCRQPRRNAPPKEIGMPDHAWALLLLGLLAGLLSGMFGIGGGAVIVPVLTVLMGFELQQAIGTSLAVLIWPVSIFAVLAYYRSGYIQIGPAALIAVGLVLGGVVGAEIALSLPGETLKRVYGVFLIYTGWRFVEPRKLLAARRGGAPSLAAPEAAGKADAARVSWYVILAVGLIAGVASGMFGIGGGLVIVPGLVAVLRYDQKRAVGTSLAALLPPVGIGAVVTFYEAGKIEVATAALVAAGLVLGAFGGARVALGLPSATIKRLYGVFLIVISLRFIFQF from the coding sequence ATGCTCCCTGCTGCGTCGCAGCTCCGCTGTTGTCGCCAACCGAGACGAAATGCACCCCCCAAGGAGATTGGAATGCCAGATCACGCATGGGCCTTGCTGCTGCTTGGACTGCTTGCCGGGCTGCTGTCAGGCATGTTTGGGATTGGTGGGGGTGCGGTGATCGTCCCGGTGCTGACGGTCTTGATGGGCTTCGAGCTTCAGCAGGCCATCGGTACGTCGCTGGCCGTGCTGATCTGGCCCGTGAGCATCTTCGCCGTGCTGGCCTACTACCGTTCCGGGTATATTCAGATCGGTCCGGCGGCGCTGATCGCCGTGGGACTGGTGCTGGGCGGTGTGGTGGGGGCCGAGATCGCGCTGAGCCTGCCGGGCGAGACGCTCAAGCGCGTGTACGGCGTGTTCCTGATCTACACCGGCTGGCGCTTCGTCGAGCCGCGCAAGCTGCTGGCCGCCCGGCGCGGGGGAGCGCCCAGTCTCGCAGCGCCAGAGGCCGCCGGGAAGGCGGACGCGGCCCGTGTGTCATGGTACGTGATCCTGGCGGTCGGGCTGATCGCGGGTGTCGCGTCGGGCATGTTCGGCATCGGCGGCGGGCTGGTGATCGTGCCGGGACTGGTCGCGGTGCTGCGCTACGACCAGAAGCGCGCGGTCGGCACGTCGCTGGCGGCGCTGCTGCCGCCGGTAGGCATCGGCGCGGTCGTGACGTTCTATGAAGCGGGCAAGATCGAAGTGGCGACGGCGGCGCTGGTGGCGGCGGGGCTGGTGCTGGGCGCGTTTGGCGGCGCGCGGGTCGCGCTGGGGCTGCCCTCGGCCACGATCAAACGACTCTACGGCGTCTTCTTAATCGTCATCAGCCTGCGCTTCATCTTTCAATTTTAG
- a CDS encoding cold-shock protein, translating to MAERLTGVVKWFNSQKGYGFIQPENGPDVFVHYSAIVGAGYRNLEEGERVEFSITEGPKGPQASEVVRLGS from the coding sequence ATGGCAGAACGTCTTACCGGCGTGGTAAAGTGGTTCAACTCGCAGAAGGGCTACGGCTTCATCCAACCAGAAAACGGCCCGGACGTCTTCGTTCACTACAGTGCCATTGTTGGCGCGGGGTATCGGAACCTCGAAGAGGGGGAGCGGGTCGAGTTTTCGATCACGGAAGGTCCTAAGGGGCCGCAAGCGAGTGAGGTTGTGCGCCTCGGTTCGTAG
- a CDS encoding D-2-hydroxyacid dehydrogenase translates to MASSPELIPVLITVEFSPEMIAAFGEVSSRLDLMVHPVEQVEDVPEDVWARAEVLYTTHLVPEPAMAPALRWIQVHSAGVDRIIDQPIVQQEDIRVTSASGIHVTSMAEYAFAMMLYFSRKIPALLAYQATSHWPTGDEYDALGGTELRGSTIGIVGYGSVGREIARLAQAFGMKVLASKRDVLHPADTNSYTLPGTGDPEGAFFERLYPPEALATMVRECDFVVMTVPLTDATRGVVDADVIGAMKKTACLINVGRGGVVDENALLEALRTKQIAGAALDVFETEPLPADDPLWKLPNLLISPHLSGVSDNYAERAGELFIENLRRYVAHKDLLNEVSLDHGY, encoded by the coding sequence ATGGCGAGTTCGCCTGAACTGATCCCCGTGCTGATCACGGTCGAGTTTTCCCCGGAGATGATCGCCGCGTTTGGCGAGGTGTCCAGCCGGTTGGACCTCATGGTTCACCCCGTCGAGCAGGTCGAGGACGTGCCCGAAGACGTGTGGGCCAGAGCGGAAGTGCTGTACACCACGCATCTCGTGCCAGAACCGGCAATGGCCCCCGCGCTGCGCTGGATCCAGGTGCATTCGGCGGGCGTCGATCGCATCATCGACCAGCCCATCGTGCAGCAAGAAGATATCCGCGTGACCTCGGCCAGCGGCATCCACGTCACCAGCATGGCCGAATACGCCTTCGCGATGATGCTCTACTTCAGCCGCAAGATCCCCGCCCTGTTGGCTTATCAGGCCACGTCGCACTGGCCCACCGGGGACGAATACGACGCGCTGGGCGGCACGGAGCTGCGCGGCAGCACGATCGGCATCGTGGGCTACGGCAGCGTCGGGCGCGAAATCGCGCGGCTGGCGCAGGCGTTTGGTATGAAGGTGCTGGCGAGCAAGCGCGACGTACTGCATCCCGCCGACACCAACAGCTATACGCTGCCTGGCACCGGCGACCCGGAGGGTGCGTTCTTCGAGCGACTGTACCCGCCGGAAGCGCTGGCGACGATGGTGCGCGAATGTGATTTCGTGGTGATGACCGTGCCGTTGACCGATGCGACGCGCGGCGTCGTCGATGCCGACGTGATCGGCGCCATGAAGAAGACCGCCTGCCTGATCAACGTGGGGCGCGGCGGTGTGGTGGACGAAAACGCGCTGTTGGAGGCGCTGCGCACCAAGCAGATCGCCGGGGCCGCGCTGGACGTGTTCGAGACGGAGCCGCTGCCCGCCGACGATCCGCTGTGGAAGCTGCCAAATTTGCTGATCAGCCCGCACCTGTCCGGCGTGTCGGACAATTATGCCGAGCGCGCGGGGGAATTGTTCATCGAGAACCTGCGCCGCTACGTCGCGCACAAGGATCTGCTCAACGAGGTGAGCCTGGATCACGGCTACTAA
- a CDS encoding TlpA family protein disulfide reductase: MSSYRVSRSTRARRPISPWMILAGAALIIVGGLVVMTLTRQDASTAVPRIVPTLAGAAPTAATLSTDFKLPGLDGSVAVADYRGSYVLVNFWATWCPPCRAEMPDLDAYHAANRDNGFTVLAVNVGEDRATVEGFIHANGFSFPVALDINSAVFAQYQRESLPSSFLIGPDGTLVKAWVPGALSRATLERDITPLLAG; encoded by the coding sequence ATGTCGTCGTACCGTGTTTCACGTTCCACCCGCGCCCGGCGCCCGATCAGCCCCTGGATGATTCTGGCTGGAGCCGCGCTGATCATCGTCGGCGGGCTGGTGGTGATGACCCTCACGCGCCAGGACGCATCGACCGCCGTGCCGCGTATCGTGCCGACGTTGGCCGGGGCCGCGCCGACCGCCGCCACACTGAGCACCGATTTCAAGCTGCCGGGCCTTGACGGCAGCGTCGCGGTGGCCGACTATCGCGGCAGCTATGTGCTGGTCAACTTCTGGGCGACGTGGTGCCCGCCCTGCCGCGCCGAAATGCCCGACCTCGACGCCTATCACGCGGCCAACCGGGACAATGGCTTCACCGTGCTGGCTGTCAACGTGGGCGAAGACCGCGCGACGGTTGAGGGTTTCATCCACGCCAACGGATTCAGTTTCCCGGTCGCGCTGGACATCAACAGCGCCGTGTTCGCGCAGTACCAGCGCGAGAGCCTGCCCAGCTCGTTTTTGATCGGGCCAGACGGGACGCTGGTCAAGGCGTGGGTTCCCGGCGCATTGAGCCGCGCCACGCTGGAACGTGACATCACACCGCTGCTGGCGGGGTAA
- a CDS encoding CAP domain-containing protein: MVSKRLAIFIIALGLILAVQPAPTAHAQDESWLIGQVNGLRAGLGLSGLSPNSQLSAAAAQHSAYMATSCDVSHTESNGSTPSSRAAANGYPGSRVNENIYGGMLAQAGNAWSFWLNSGSHYQAMVDARINEIGVGVASGDCGHYFTMLVGYNDGVSAPPPPEQPADTNADAVPAGDAVPAGDVAPANAEAPATAIVIPPTQQPYVPPPPSRTPTATVLTLTPSPTWTITPTRTPSPTGTVQPPTSTAILLPTVPLPGEATAVALAALPTTGPPSLPPTATPPPVQQQSVSGDGFDPRDLLPVALVGQVVLIGVVGFVYFRRQQR, encoded by the coding sequence ATGGTCTCAAAACGGCTCGCCATATTCATCATCGCGCTGGGATTGATCCTGGCCGTGCAGCCCGCTCCAACCGCGCACGCCCAGGACGAAAGCTGGCTGATCGGGCAGGTGAACGGCCTGCGGGCGGGCCTGGGGCTGAGCGGCCTGTCACCCAACAGCCAGCTCAGCGCCGCCGCCGCCCAGCACAGTGCGTACATGGCGACCTCGTGCGACGTGTCGCACACGGAGTCGAACGGCTCCACGCCGTCCAGCCGCGCCGCCGCCAACGGCTATCCCGGCAGCCGCGTGAACGAAAATATCTATGGCGGCATGCTGGCCCAGGCCGGCAACGCCTGGTCGTTCTGGCTGAACTCCGGCTCGCACTACCAGGCGATGGTTGACGCGCGCATCAACGAGATCGGCGTGGGTGTCGCCAGCGGCGACTGCGGGCACTACTTCACCATGCTGGTCGGCTACAACGACGGCGTTTCCGCGCCGCCGCCGCCCGAACAACCCGCCGACACAAATGCGGATGCGGTCCCGGCAGGCGATGCAGTTCCAGCAGGCGACGTGGCTCCGGCGAACGCCGAAGCGCCCGCCACGGCGATCGTCATCCCGCCCACGCAGCAGCCCTATGTGCCCCCACCGCCCAGCCGCACGCCGACCGCCACTGTGCTCACACTGACGCCGTCGCCCACATGGACGATCACGCCGACGCGCACACCGTCACCCACCGGCACGGTGCAGCCGCCGACCTCGACCGCTATCCTGCTGCCGACCGTGCCCCTACCCGGCGAGGCGACTGCCGTGGCGCTAGCGGCCCTGCCCACGACCGGGCCGCCCAGTCTCCCCCCCACCGCGACGCCGCCGCCCGTACAGCAGCAGTCGGTTTCCGGCGATGGATTCGACCCACGCGACCTGCTGCCGGTGGCACTGGTCGGGCAGGTGGTACTGATCGGAGTGGTGGGATTTGTATATTTCCGCCGTCAACAACGATAG